From a single Centropristis striata isolate RG_2023a ecotype Rhode Island chromosome 14, C.striata_1.0, whole genome shotgun sequence genomic region:
- the pag1 gene encoding phosphoprotein associated with glycosphingolipid-enriched microdomains 1 isoform X1 gives MAPVLSGVWWGPEAGVVGSGAAAATGVASWLGSGQLVLVVTLSTLAVLLLVSVLLLLCASCQGQKKAVNGHPTGDHENLVNGVSERETVSQSADSPATDAAISSSHNGPLTSGTILTDTQDTSPQPSEELLSSQSELRSSKCPQDRELPSIPPNNALIRDGPPASGDSTYEVVKEIAVASRDVSVEDSLYETVKELKEPPAQLGLPNGTVQLNPDEPPHHPPALLNGHLSPCTPERGPLCAGVEYASVDLNKKSRHSADLEAKRRSDNASVPSHKSLEEPEEDLPPPVPEKVLDENDNQPVVMNGLAGAGLHNGEVRMLHSPLSPALGFDNHILSDNESAVYSTVNKTNCDDAVNEEDKEHDYSSIAEIKGLVTASSSSDLYATVRDIYAQPNEPELGEDPMLDSTDPGYETIRIPKTSSSDDEHRAGLGAEGSDAAKAEPDYESVGELGLGRETSRL, from the exons ATGGCTCCGGTGCTGAGTGGAGTGTGGTGGGGGCCGGAGGCGGGTGTCGTCGGGTCGGGCGCGGCAGCTGCTACGGGGGTGGCCTCGTGGCTGGGAAGTGGGCAGCTGGTCCTGGTCGTCACCCTCAGCACCCTCGCCGTCCTGCTGCTggtctctgtgctgctgctgctctgtgctaGCTGCCAGgg GCAGAAGAAGGCGGTAAATGGACATCCAACAGGAGACCACGAGAACCTTGTGAATGGA gtgtcagagagagagacggtcAGCCAATCAGCAGACAGTCCAGCGACAGATGCGGCCATCAGTAGCTCTCATAATGGTCCTCTAACCAGCGGTACAA tcctcacagacacacaggacaCCAGTCCCCAGCCGTCAGAGGAGCTGCtctccagccaatcagagctcagGTCCTCTAAGTGTCCTCAGGACCGCGAGCTTCCCAGTATTCCTCCCAACAACGCCCTTATCAGGGACGGACCCCCAGCCTCGGGGGACAGCACCTATGAG GTGGTGAAGGAGATCGCGGTGGCATCACGAGACGTCAGCGTGGAAGACTCCCTGTACGAGACGGTCAAGGAACTCAAAGAGCCCCCCGCACAGCTTGGCCTCCCCAACGGTACCGTCCAGCTAAACCCAGACGAACCTCCACATCACCCTCCAGCACTTCTCAACGGCCACCTCAGCCCCTGCACACCCGAGCGGGGGCCCCTGTGCGCAGGGGTGGAGTACGCCTCTGTCGACCTGAACAAGAAGAGCCGCCACAGCGCCGACTTGGAGGCCAAGAGGCGCTCCGACAACGCCAGCGTTCCCTCCCACAAGTCTTTGGAGGAACCGGAGGAGGACTTACCTCCGCCGGTACCAGAGAAGGTTCTGGATGAAAATGACAACCAGCCAGTGGTGATGAACGGGCTGGCCGGGGCTGGACTGCACAATGGAGAGGTGAGAAtg ttacactcccctctgtctcctgcGCTGGGCTTCGACAACCATATTCTGTCAGACAATGAG TCAGCGGTGTACTCTACagtcaacaaaacaaactgtgacgATGCTGTGAACGAGGAAGACAAAGAGCACGACTACAGCAGCATCGCAGAGATCAAAGGACTCGTCACTGCCTCTTCCTCCAGCGACCTCTACGCCACCGTCCGAGACATCTACGCCCAGCCCAACGAGCCCGAGCTGGGGGAAGACCCCATGTTGGACAGCACGGATCCCGGCTACGAAACCATCCGCATCCCAAAGACTAGTAGCTCAGATGACGAGCACAGGGCCGGGCTGGGAGCGGAGGGGTCAGATGCCGCCAAGGCAGAGCCTGACTACGAGAGCGTCGGAGAGTTGGGTCTGGGCCGGGAAACGTCTCGCCTCTGA
- the pag1 gene encoding phosphoprotein associated with glycosphingolipid-enriched microdomains 1 isoform X2, whose product MAPVLSGVWWGPEAGVVGSGAAAATGVASWLGSGQLVLVVTLSTLAVLLLVSVLLLLCASCQGQKKAVNGHPTGDHENLVNGVSERETVSQSADSPATDAAISSSHNGPLTSGTILTDTQDTSPQPSEELLSSQSELRSSKCPQDRELPSIPPNNALIRDGPPASGDSTYEVVKEIAVASRDVSVEDSLYETVKELKEPPAQLGLPNGTVQLNPDEPPHHPPALLNGHLSPCTPERGPLCAGVEYASVDLNKKSRHSADLEAKRRSDNASVPSHKSLEEPEEDLPPPVPEKVLDENDNQPVVMNGLAGAGLHNGELHSPLSPALGFDNHILSDNESAVYSTVNKTNCDDAVNEEDKEHDYSSIAEIKGLVTASSSSDLYATVRDIYAQPNEPELGEDPMLDSTDPGYETIRIPKTSSSDDEHRAGLGAEGSDAAKAEPDYESVGELGLGRETSRL is encoded by the exons ATGGCTCCGGTGCTGAGTGGAGTGTGGTGGGGGCCGGAGGCGGGTGTCGTCGGGTCGGGCGCGGCAGCTGCTACGGGGGTGGCCTCGTGGCTGGGAAGTGGGCAGCTGGTCCTGGTCGTCACCCTCAGCACCCTCGCCGTCCTGCTGCTggtctctgtgctgctgctgctctgtgctaGCTGCCAGgg GCAGAAGAAGGCGGTAAATGGACATCCAACAGGAGACCACGAGAACCTTGTGAATGGA gtgtcagagagagagacggtcAGCCAATCAGCAGACAGTCCAGCGACAGATGCGGCCATCAGTAGCTCTCATAATGGTCCTCTAACCAGCGGTACAA tcctcacagacacacaggacaCCAGTCCCCAGCCGTCAGAGGAGCTGCtctccagccaatcagagctcagGTCCTCTAAGTGTCCTCAGGACCGCGAGCTTCCCAGTATTCCTCCCAACAACGCCCTTATCAGGGACGGACCCCCAGCCTCGGGGGACAGCACCTATGAG GTGGTGAAGGAGATCGCGGTGGCATCACGAGACGTCAGCGTGGAAGACTCCCTGTACGAGACGGTCAAGGAACTCAAAGAGCCCCCCGCACAGCTTGGCCTCCCCAACGGTACCGTCCAGCTAAACCCAGACGAACCTCCACATCACCCTCCAGCACTTCTCAACGGCCACCTCAGCCCCTGCACACCCGAGCGGGGGCCCCTGTGCGCAGGGGTGGAGTACGCCTCTGTCGACCTGAACAAGAAGAGCCGCCACAGCGCCGACTTGGAGGCCAAGAGGCGCTCCGACAACGCCAGCGTTCCCTCCCACAAGTCTTTGGAGGAACCGGAGGAGGACTTACCTCCGCCGGTACCAGAGAAGGTTCTGGATGAAAATGACAACCAGCCAGTGGTGATGAACGGGCTGGCCGGGGCTGGACTGCACAATGGAGAG ttacactcccctctgtctcctgcGCTGGGCTTCGACAACCATATTCTGTCAGACAATGAG TCAGCGGTGTACTCTACagtcaacaaaacaaactgtgacgATGCTGTGAACGAGGAAGACAAAGAGCACGACTACAGCAGCATCGCAGAGATCAAAGGACTCGTCACTGCCTCTTCCTCCAGCGACCTCTACGCCACCGTCCGAGACATCTACGCCCAGCCCAACGAGCCCGAGCTGGGGGAAGACCCCATGTTGGACAGCACGGATCCCGGCTACGAAACCATCCGCATCCCAAAGACTAGTAGCTCAGATGACGAGCACAGGGCCGGGCTGGGAGCGGAGGGGTCAGATGCCGCCAAGGCAGAGCCTGACTACGAGAGCGTCGGAGAGTTGGGTCTGGGCCGGGAAACGTCTCGCCTCTGA